One genomic region from Xenopus laevis strain J_2021 chromosome 2L, Xenopus_laevis_v10.1, whole genome shotgun sequence encodes:
- the LOC108708029 gene encoding uncharacterized protein LOC108708029 — MPPRKSSTPKSRNSASEPKKKKRAKRSGKSKHVSEEQSARCNSPLVYNPEAIVQELMEKYPKKQQDSGLNELSEYENNRQRDLGLPVRMGLSNKISRFEIPVDIKLLEALTVQDYLRTYCRVCKRRQIYYKKFFDKFDKDRDGILSSQGTEDALKDLYFNEISSSQVKDLMSLIKANEESKIDRMLFSSLCALSERIFYAALVTEDTGVAEKQWLEAADFCGMSWKSSGCHIDDSLKRLLGVLSCTPDGRGV; from the exons ATGCCACCAAGAAAAAGCAGCACACCTAAGAG CCGAAATTCTGCATCTGAAcctaagaaaaagaaaagagccAAGCGGAGTGGAAAGAGCAAACACGTCAGTGAGGAACAAAGCGCTCGGTGCAACAGTCCCTTGGTGTATAATCCTGAA GCAATTGTTCAAGAACTGATGGAAAAATACCCGAAAAAGCAACAAGATTCTGGCCTAAATGAGCTCAGTGAATATGAAAACAAT AGACAAAGGGACCTGGGACTTCCAGTAAGGATGGGCCTTTCAAATAAAATCAGCCGATTTGAAATTCCAGTGGACATAAAACTACTAGAAG CTCTGACTGTGCAGGATTATCTCAGAACCTACTGCCGCGTGTGTAAAAGAAGGCAGATTTACTATAAGAAATTCTTTGATAAATTTGACAAAGACAGAGATGGGATCCTCTCCAGTCAG GGGACAGAGGATGCCTTGAAAGATCTGTACTTCAATGAAATCAGCTCCAGCCAAGTGAAGGATCTCATGAGCTTGATAAAAGCCAATGAGGAGAGCAAGATTGACCGAATGCTCTTCAGCTCCCTGTGTGCCCTATCAGAgcgcattttctatgctgcattAGT TACAGAAGATACGGGTGTTGCTGAAAAGCAGTGGCTGGAGGCTGCAGACTTCTGTGGCATGAGTTGGAAATCTTCAGGCTGTCATATTGATGACTCTTTAAAGAGACTGCTGGGGGTCCTGTCATGCACTCCTGATGGCAGAGGAGTCTGA